A genomic region of Venturia canescens isolate UGA chromosome 7, ASM1945775v1, whole genome shotgun sequence contains the following coding sequences:
- the RpS18 gene encoding 40S ribosomal protein S18: MSLVIPEKFQHILRVMGTNIDGNRKVMFAMTAIKGVGRRYANIVLKKADIDLDKRAGECSEEEVEKIVTIMANPRQYKIPDWFLNRQKDIVDGKYSQLTSSNLDSKLREDLERMKKIRAHRGLRHYWGLRVRGQHTKTTGRRGRTVGVSKKK; the protein is encoded by the exons ATG TCGCTCGTCATTCCAGAGAAGTTCCAGCACATTCTTCGTGTCATGGGCACGAACATTGACGGTAATAGGAAAGTCATGTTTGCCATGACCGCAATCAAGGGTGTTGGTCGTCGTTATGCCAACATAGTTCTCAAGAAGGCTGACATCGATCTGGACAAACGTGCCGGAGAATGCTCAGAAGAAGAG gttgaaaaaatcgtgacCATCATGGCCAATCCCAGGCAGTACAAAATCCCTGACTGGTTCCTCAACAGACAAAAGGATATTGTCGATGGAAAATACTCGCAG TTGACGAGTTCGAATTTGGACTCGAAACTTCGTGAAGATCTTGAAAGGATGAAGAAGATCCGCGCTCACAGAGGTCTTCGTCACTACTGGGGTCTGCGTGTGAGAGGTCAGCACACCAAGACCACCGGACGTCGTGGACGTACCGTTGGTGTGTCTAAGAAGAAGTAA